The Ananas comosus cultivar F153 linkage group 24, ASM154086v1, whole genome shotgun sequence DNA window AGAGAAATCATATGAAATATGCTATTATGCCAAATCATTTAtgccaaggttttaagtgcccgtcggcacgggccgtatccacagtgccgtaccgtgccaacaaaataccgtcacgatacagaccccgtgccgaggacacagctcaaaaccctctattctttaaataagtaagtaatttcctcaataaagttcaaaagatgtgataaaaagacataataactagttagaatattttgttgctaaagaaaataaatatttcatgctattatgtgtcggcacacaggaatttttttgaccggcacacATCGGCActgctcggcacgcaccgtgctggCAAGTTTCCGGCGCGACCccatgccacgacacttaaatccttgatttatGCCTAAACCTTTCaaggagcaaaaatcaaactcctagtTTCTAGTCACACAAGAAAATCTTCATATCGAATAAGTTATTATTAGATTTCTTATTCTGGTTCGATCTCTTTTTTGAAGGCATAGATTCTTTCTCGATTTATTGAGAACTTTCAGCCAGAGGAAAACAGAAGCCCGAACAAGCAAGATGAGGAAGCGagtgaaaagaaaagatagGGGGAGGAAGATGACTAATTTTATTGCTGTCTTATCCCTGGCCTTTATTTTATTGCTATCTTACCCCTATTCCCATAAGAAATCAATCCTTTGGTAACATAGTGTTAGAGCTAGTCCTAAGCCCTCTCAATTCCAAGAAGTCTTTAATTCGATTCTGATGTCAACTACTTGATGATGGTAAGACgctatttggatgcatgaacatcttATTCAGTATTTCTTCAATTTACTCAAGAAGCATGTACTATTTGGGAGATGAGTGTGATCAAATGTGTAGAATGGATAATATATTCAACCTGTCTTCCTTTccggaataagataaatcacaaGATTTATGCTGTTTTGCCAAATCATGAATCCAAGACCTTTCAAgaagcaaaaatcaaactcctagtGTCCAATCATACGAGAAAATCTTCATGTTGCGTATGTTATCATTTGATATCTTATACTAGCATCCAAACATGGCATTTATTTTACTACTATCTTACCCTTTTTGTTGAATGCCTCCTATTAGCGCTATTCTCTTTCCATTTTATATAAGATCATTCTTTCTCGTAACATGGTATCACAACCAGTCCTACCCTAACATGGTAACCCCCTTACCGCCTGCGTCCCCTAGATGCCAAGATCTTTCaaggagcaaaaatcaaactcctagtTTCCAATCATATAAGAAAATCTTCATACTGCGTATgttattatttgatattttattcttGCATCCAAACATGGCATTTATTTTACTACTATCTTCTTTTGTCGAATGCCTCCTATTAACGCTATCCTAGTTCCGTTTCAAATAAGATCAATCTTTCTAGTAACATGGTACCATCAATCTTCCTAGTTCCCAGTCCTACTCTAATATGGTACCATCCTCACACAGTCTCTCTAATTATCTTTCCTGTCATTGAATATGACATGGTTCTTCTGATTTCGGCCATGTACGTGAGTGGGCTTTTAAGATTATTCCTGTGCTGATTTTAGTACTGTCTAATGCCATGTTAGCAGATGTTGGGCTCCTTTCCTTGCTAATTATGTCTGTTATTGTTTGTGAAAATCAATCATATGAAAGTCTTCCAATTCTTTCAAGTGCCACACTGAAATTTTGCTAAAAGGTCAAGAACTTCTGATGCAATTTACTGCATTTGGTTGCCTATTGTCGCATAACTTGTTGGTGCTTTTTGAAAGCATTCCCAATGTTTCCAAATGGTACCATTTTCATGGAATTTCATAACCAAGATTTGGTTGTTTAGGATGCTTTGAAAAGGTGTGTTCTTGAGCTGTTGACAAACAAAGGTAGCAAAACGGAGCTTCAGTTAGGATTCAGGTTTTGCCTTCTTGATTTGGTAGAATTTGTTTTTTGCATTCAGTTGATCTTCTATTCTGACTGATTGGCTTTAAACTGCGGAGGTTGTTGATGTCCTTCTGATCCCAGGAAGCCGGCGGTGATCATGGTTGTTGGTGTGAATGGAGGTGGAAAGACAACCTCTCTTGGTAATCACTTCTTGTTGCGGCTGATTATATGCCcttattattcatatatatatatatatatatatatatatatatatatatatatatatatatatatataattagatgaAACACCAAGTCGAATACTATAACATGATCTTTAAGAGTCTATTACTCTCTGTTTGTATTCATTTATAAGTAAGTACATCATCATTAGATCCCTTCTATGCGCTCTAATCCATTATTGCTTTCAAATcaccttttttccttttttctcttttgtacACTTCAGCATATATGAATTGTAGCATATGTGTATTTGTTCTGTTGTTAAATATCCAGTTATCTATTTCTCTAAAGATTTCTGGAGTAGATTGTGTCATGTGGCAGTACTAGGAGCACATATTCTTGATTTTCTAAGAGATTGCTTCTTTTTCCATTACATTGCAGGGAAGCTTGCTCATAGATTGAAGAAAGAGGGAGTAAAGGTTAGCTATAGATATTaatatttggattttatttgagAAACAAAAGCATATTTTGTATACTTGTTTCTACGAATTTTCTGTACTACCATGTTACTGAAATAGATTCAGCTTGCGGTACTATATAACTACAATGTGGAAGTATCAATACTTGTAGAACTATGATATCAGAGaataaagatttaaaaatttctgTTATGGGAGACCATAAAATTGATTCCTACATTTGATGGGTTAACTCTTTATTCAAACAAATGAATTGAGAAATGAAACATCAGATTTCTAGCTGGTACGCAATCCTCATAGCTGTTAGTATGTCCTGTGAAAAACTAGTTAGCAAGAAAAGTCTGTTTCACCTCCACTGTTGATTTGTATTAGGCATTTTGTTTAGTGTTTAGTTTTTCCTCGAGATATTATAACAAATTGTCAAGTTACATTTTTAGCATAGTAAAACAGAATCTCTGAGTGTTTGTTGTCTGCAACTACTTTGCTTCAGCAGAGTACTGATTGTCAATTTAGTCTTGCACATGATTTGTCACAAACGAACTGTACTGCTTGCTAATATAAATACAATCCAGGTACTACTGGCAGCAGGTGATACATTCAGAGCAGCTGCTAGTGAGCAGCTGGAGATATGGGCTGAGAGAACTGGTTCAGAGATAGTAGTAGCTGAGGGTGAGAAGGCCAAAGCTCCGTCAGGTATGACTttcatttataccaaaatattGTATGTTAAAATCTTCAAAAATAGTTTACTTGCTTGATTTTGGTTACAAGGTAATCATGTTCCATCTAACTTTGTTTCCTGGGTAGTTCTTTCACAGGCTGTGAAAAGGGGGAAGGAGCAAGGATATGATGTAGTTCTGTGTGATACATCTGGACGTGCGTATAGCGTTCCCTGTAATTAATTTGATTCAGTATAACTATCTGATACTCGCCTTTTGTTCCCCCACATTTTGCAGGTCTGCATACAAATTACAGCCTAATGGAAGAGTTGGTTTCGTGCAAGAAAGCTGTTGCTAAAGTTATCCCTGGTGCTCCTAATGTATGGCTCTCTTTCCAAAGATTGGAAAATATTCATCCGTTTTCTCGTATCTTCTACCTTCAATATTTTGATTTGTCTTCAATAAACCATTTCTTCATTCCATTTTTCCTTCTAGTTTGCTGTTTTCCCTTTCAAAATTCTGCAGTAACAGTAGCTGTAATTTATGTCCTGGTCTTTCTACAGTTGTTTTTCTCTATTACATTAGGTTTGATATGTTGTAGGATTTTTGGGCTTTCTATTAGTCAGGCTACTGAAATGTCATTTGTTCAATCTGTCTTCCATTCTTTTTTTGCTAGGAGTAGACTTCATGCCTCATAAATGTATCTTTTAGagctatttaaaaaaatgagaacTATCGATACATTTGCTTAAGAAATATATCAACATATCCATGTTGAATGTCTTATTTACTCTGTTACTAGCTCTGTGAATGCTAATGCTTTTTTGAAGTAGATTTTCGGGTTAAATCTCTTTGTTCAAAATTAATGCACCTCACTGTTCTTAGACTTTCTAATAGCTTTGATAACTTACCACTTAAATAACCACGAGCTCACAAttgaacccttttttttctttcacattATCTCTTATCAGAGGCACTTTCTTATGCTGTATAGGAGATCTTGCTAGTTCTGGATGGGACAACTGGTCTGAATATGCTACAGCAGGCAAGAGAGTTCAATGATGTAAGTTTCTTATCCTCAGTGGTATGCTACCTTTGGAAATTCCCATCTTCTGCTGTTGGAATAGCATTTAGGGGTATAAATGGTCGAATATGATCAGATATTTGACGAAACCATATTCGCATTCATATTTTGTCAAATGCGAATTCGGATGCAGATATGTGTTGGATGCTAAATTTTCGTTACCATATCCGTTAAAAACATAATCTAATACGATTAAATATTTCTTCAGATTCGGATATAAATTAGATTTGTATTTGGATATTATtcggataataatatataataatatgcacATATGAATATAAACTAGAATAGCAACAATGTGAATAAACTTTCACATTCGtgttcaactttttatatacCTATTTTTTATTGCATAATATCTAAGATCTAGCAAAACATAAAAGCATTTTTAATATGaaactcataataaaataaacgaaacataTAATAAACCAGCTTATCCTCCCACAACATATATTAACGTCCTCCTTATCTCcatcacaaaatttaaaaaataatttgagatgTGACATGTGAGATAGCTTTCTACCATCTAAGCTACACCaccctctttttttatttttccacaaTATATGAAttaatgaaatatattaattttcgaataatccgaatccgaatctgaatctaaatctgaatccgaatatGACATCCTGTTTTGAATCCAAATTCGAAATATTCTAGtgtatccatatccaaatccgaagtcgaaaatattgtaaatatagTATACGAATCCAAATTCAACTAGATGCATAATTTTGACATCCGAACGAATCTGATCCGATTGAATCTGACACCGGATTCAATCGGAGTTCATCCTAACCACTTTCACCCCTAATAGCCTTGCATAGTTCTCTGAAAATGGCAATACACTTAAAAACCTTTAGGGCCTGCTTGTTTCACGGTTTATAATATTCAGataatcctctatattttctattgaaaatatttaaatcattgtCATTCAACTCAAGTTGAATAGTTGTAAAAGGCGTTAGTGAAGTAGCTGAATTATTGTAGACTACTAGGTTgtagaaatattaaattatcatGGGTCCACCTCTCATCCAAGTGGATTGGTAAGTTAGTAACATATTTGCCATtcctaatataaaatatacaatatgtTTGGAATATTACAAATCttgaaccaaacggccccttattGTAATTATCTAGCAACTATTCCATGCTTGCTTTTGGTTATGTATATTTAAGCTAGAAGATGGCTGTTGCTAGCAGATTTCTTTTTCATGGAACAATACTTTTTAGGGTTCGGGTCAAACAAAATCGATCTCCTGTTGTGTGTCTTTTGAATCCGCATATTTCTCCCTCATGATCAATACCCACTTAGTGCGTTTAAGACAGTTCTTATTGGTAGTTTTGATGTGGCTTGCTTGGTCAAATGAGTTGAGGGAATTTCTCTGTTTATCCTTAATGGAGCCCTGTGCTGCTTTCCTAGAAAGAGTCCCTTTAAGATGTATCCAAATGTTTATTGTGTTTATGACTTGTCCTTTAAGAACTCCAGTCTTCCTTTACTTCATTCGTCTGAAAAATGTCATTGCAGGTAGTTGGAGTTACCGGATTTATCCTGACAAAGCTAGATGGTTCTGCTCGAGGTGGCTGCGTGGTATGCTTGCATTTCTTCTTGTGGTTTTGTTCGGCAAATATATTTGTCATAAAAGACGTTGTATGGTATGTGGGTGATCCACCTGCTGCAATATTGAATGTGCAGTATGCGGATGCATATGCGGGCATATATGCGATTGTTGTTTAGaagcattaaaaatttaaaacatgcTCATATAATTTCAGAAGATTTATAATTGTTTCTTAAAGTTAGAAATAAATAGCAGCACTAAAGATTAGCTAAAAATGCATGATGAATAATGATTTCTTACGAAGTGGTTATTCACAATACTTAGTAATCCAAGAAATCAGCATAATTATCTACGCAAATATTAATACCGATTGTAAAAGTATATGTCGACATTTAGATGTGTAATCATTATATGttgatttcttcttttcttctctgaaCGGCTTAGGTTTGATATCAAATGAGTACCGGATTTGAATATCGCTATAATCTGATCCAATATCTAATCACAAATTATATGGACTTGCGAATAATATACTGGACATGTTGTCACGTATGCAGACCACTGCATATTGGCTACCTAGACAATGTGCGGTGCTGTTCATTGTCCGCACCGCATATGCGGCTGCGAACAATACATAACTGTTCAAACGGTGATAATCTCACGTCAATTTTATTGCAGGTGAGTGTGGTAGATGAGCTCGGTATACCAGTAAAGTTTGTAGGTGTTGGTGAGGGGGTGGACGACCTTCAACCCTTCGATGCCGAGGCCTTCGTTAACGCCATTTTCCCTTGAGAGTTGTTCAAACCATTACAATGACTAATCTTGTACAGTTTGTGTCGCTTTTTTGTTCGCCTTTTGGACAATGTTATGCAAAATTTTGGTTCATTCAATCTAAAATTCATCAACATATTGCTTCCAGGATGGAAAGGCTTGCATGCTGCTTCATTGTTTATTTCTTGCAATATATAAAACCTGAGAATTcttagctttttatttttattttttttaaaaaagtatgtTTTGCGTCTTTTCTGGTTCTACACTATACCATACATGAAAGTATGTCTTGTATTCTATACTAATCTTTACACTCTCTAAGCAGTTTTACGCTACTTGTAACTTAGTTCTAAACCACTAACAAATTAGCATTTCCACACTATGCTTCTTTGAAGTGAGCAATAATGCTGCACGGCCAAGCTAAATGGGTCACAATCATGTTAAATGGCCAAGCTCAGCATGCAATTATTGGGACATTTTGTGGGCATCGTCCCCAAACAAGTTGTTTGGGGACGGTGCCCATGGGCGTCGCTTGGTGTGCGGTCGCCCACTGTGACCCtcggaaacaaaaaaaaaaaagaaaaagagaaaaaaacattTGTGGGCTCcaattttttagagagaaagaagtaGGTGAGAGAAAGGAGCGGCCGTGATGGGGCGGCTGCGATGGGCGCCCCCACACCATGCGGCACCCCTCAGCTCCGTCCCCAAACCCCAAACAAGTTTGGGGACAGATGCCCACAAAATTTGTCCACCAAAGTATTAATGGTAATATATCCCGTGAGCCACAAGGCCCAAGACCCAAAGATGAATAAATAATTCAACAAAATCTATACTCAACCTAAGTCCTACATCATATAGGCCACCACATTACAACAGAGAAGAGTTTACAAACATGAATACGGAATGGATTTTATTGGCAAGCAGGGATGAATCATGAAGTGGCAGTCATGATTTGCGAAACCGACGAGGATGTCCaactgtaaatcacataatttgTAAACTATTGCAAGATTTGTTAGTAAGCACAACATTACTCCTAATAAAAATGCCATTTAGGGAAATGATATACCGCCTTCGGCGAAACTTTACTGCTTATAACACACAAGAGTACATGATAAACCTCACAAGCATTATATTATTCACAAAAACTAGATAATTATAGATTATCTTCAAATTAAATAAGATCATCATAGGCTTTGCCATTATCTCGAGTAAGAATGAAGTTGCCGGACTCTTTCAAGGCTGGGAGCGGTAACCGTATGGATTCTTGCTAGCCCAATTCCACTGATCTCTGCACATTTCTTCTATGCCG harbors:
- the LOC109728687 gene encoding cell division protein FtsY homolog, chloroplastic isoform X2 translates to MAAASSSSRLVPFLSPPPPTPPAKPPSGAFLPLRRTTAAAAAAARFRCAAASGQTGFFTRLGRLIKEKAKSDVEKLFSGFSKTRENLAVVDELLLYWNLADTDRVLDELEEALLVSDFGPKISIKIVDSLRDDILAGKLKSGSEIKDALKRCVLELLTNKGSKTELQLGFRKPAVIMVVGVNGGGKTTSLGKLAHRLKKEGVKVLLAAGDTFRAAASEQLEIWAERTGSEIVVAEGEKAKAPSVLSQAVKRGKEQGYDVVLCDTSGRLHTNYSLMEELVSCKKAVAKVIPGAPNEILLVLDGTTGLNMLQQAREFNDVVGVTGFILTKLDGSARGGCVVSVVDELGIPVKFVGVGEGVDDLQPFDAEAFVNAIFP
- the LOC109728687 gene encoding cell division protein FtsY homolog, chloroplastic isoform X1, whose protein sequence is MAAASSSSRLVPFLSPPPPTPPAKPPSGAFLPLRRTTAAAAAAARFRCAAASGQTGFFTRLGRLIKEKAKSDVEKLFSGFSKTRENLAVVDELLLYWNLADTDRVLDELEEALLVSDFGPKISIKIVDSLRDDILAGKLKSGSEIKVAASKLRSPELISAKFQFGRSRTYYYGICYHNWDALKRCVLELLTNKGSKTELQLGFRKPAVIMVVGVNGGGKTTSLGKLAHRLKKEGVKVLLAAGDTFRAAASEQLEIWAERTGSEIVVAEGEKAKAPSVLSQAVKRGKEQGYDVVLCDTSGRLHTNYSLMEELVSCKKAVAKVIPGAPNEILLVLDGTTGLNMLQQAREFNDVVGVTGFILTKLDGSARGGCVVSVVDELGIPVKFVGVGEGVDDLQPFDAEAFVNAIFP
- the LOC109728687 gene encoding cell division protein FtsY homolog, chloroplastic isoform X3, which codes for MAAASSSSRLVPFLSPPPPTPPAKPPSGAFLPLRRTTAAAAAAARFRCAAASGQTGFFTRLGRLIKEKAKSDVEKLFSGFSKTRENLAVVDELLLYWNLADTDRVLDELEEDALKRCVLELLTNKGSKTELQLGFRKPAVIMVVGVNGGGKTTSLGKLAHRLKKEGVKVLLAAGDTFRAAASEQLEIWAERTGSEIVVAEGEKAKAPSVLSQAVKRGKEQGYDVVLCDTSGRLHTNYSLMEELVSCKKAVAKVIPGAPNEILLVLDGTTGLNMLQQAREFNDVVGVTGFILTKLDGSARGGCVVSVVDELGIPVKFVGVGEGVDDLQPFDAEAFVNAIFP